From the genome of Cognaticolwellia beringensis, one region includes:
- a CDS encoding VPA1267 family protein: protein MSSVGKNQNIQKWNDWKGNMTDQQYVQMVHDNKLSRKVIAEACGFSKSALRQNPTIAKELAELENDLRNRLILPPLTPKGEDESRTPKAIQKESMKAAREQSRVPELEQRILELEAENKALKGKLGRFSELSDVFMDMEELR, encoded by the coding sequence ATGAGTTCTGTTGGGAAAAATCAAAACATCCAGAAATGGAATGACTGGAAAGGAAATATGACCGATCAGCAATACGTGCAGATGGTTCATGACAATAAACTGAGTCGAAAAGTTATTGCAGAAGCATGTGGTTTCTCTAAATCTGCTCTCAGACAAAATCCTACGATAGCAAAGGAACTTGCTGAGCTTGAAAATGATCTAAGAAACCGGCTTATTCTGCCACCTTTAACACCCAAAGGTGAAGATGAATCACGAACACCCAAAGCAATACAAAAAGAATCAATGAAGGCCGCTAGGGAACAGTCCAGAGTTCCCGAACTAGAACAGCGCATACTAGAGCTTGAAGCAGAAAATAAAGCCCTAAAGGGGAAGTTGGGACGCTTTAGCGAATTAAGTGACGTTTTTATGGATATGGAGGAGTTAAGATAA
- a CDS encoding AAA family ATPase translates to MQTSYKADLVVRITKVFNNYKKRDTSINFSAVSVHKLHHTVLSKIDYYTIKAPNTISPEPCEGEIWAIIGDASYEETQSFDGNYFIKKHHVVVVTAEIILSNNPVGFKSFIADTPHFEGIGIATAEKLWQTFGGDIYQILEDKNLSKLLTVKGLGNVSAVSLITGYEKFSYLRYSKFFTEYEIPVPIQKRIYKFKGVTDGSLIEKDGIKFDPDPSLMITENPYSLSIFGMTFNQNDRIAKKHFGIKDGDPRRLIAAVTQCLRKHTSNGHTIAINKQLVKPLKDMLRCNELVSKALAGAYDRRAFIIYPDSGVYQFTPTYIMENVVEKRFLKLHNKGETYNESENDACSSAFQLNSFELEEQQREAVITSVSYAISCITGGAGTGKTTVLNTVLNAYEQMGYNIKAVALSGRAAMRMRQSIQRPCSTIAKFLKEEPIDDIGNNKFLLVIDESSMIDLPTIFKMVIHIDPEVRILFVGDPNQLPPIGAGNILADIVQSRIINNTELNIVKRQGASSGIPEYSKLINQGIVPSKLTTGSITFHETEFEGVVDACVKLYKQAPSDSRIVAPTNALVDKINEECQKVLNPDGKQLAFEIDGQHFFDRFYLDDPVLFTQNNYDAGVQNGSLGKLISVEQTDGQLGIVQMDDFENEEDKFVPLTQILLQSVKAGYAITLHKAQGSQFPKVIIALSAGRNLDRAWLYTAITRAESEIHIVGTRDKLLSAIKNQSNASKRQTYLKELLKSK, encoded by the coding sequence ATGCAAACGTCCTATAAGGCTGATCTTGTTGTTCGCATTACAAAGGTGTTTAATAATTATAAAAAAAGAGACACGTCAATTAACTTTAGTGCGGTTTCAGTTCATAAGTTACACCATACGGTTCTGAGTAAAATAGATTACTACACAATTAAAGCCCCTAACACTATTTCACCAGAGCCTTGTGAGGGTGAAATATGGGCGATAATAGGTGATGCTAGTTATGAAGAAACTCAAAGTTTTGACGGGAATTACTTCATCAAAAAGCATCATGTAGTGGTTGTTACTGCGGAGATAATTCTTTCCAATAATCCAGTAGGGTTTAAATCGTTTATTGCAGATACCCCTCATTTTGAAGGGATAGGGATAGCAACAGCAGAAAAACTATGGCAAACGTTTGGCGGTGATATATACCAAATTTTAGAGGATAAAAATTTATCAAAATTATTGACTGTAAAGGGTTTAGGTAATGTTTCCGCAGTAAGCTTAATTACGGGCTACGAAAAATTTTCCTATCTGAGGTATTCAAAGTTCTTCACAGAATATGAAATACCGGTGCCAATTCAAAAACGCATCTATAAATTCAAAGGAGTCACCGACGGATCATTAATTGAAAAAGATGGGATTAAATTTGATCCTGATCCATCACTTATGATTACAGAAAACCCTTATTCATTAAGCATTTTTGGAATGACCTTTAATCAAAACGATAGAATAGCCAAAAAACATTTTGGAATTAAAGACGGTGACCCTAGACGATTGATTGCTGCTGTTACTCAATGCTTAAGGAAGCATACGTCTAATGGACATACGATAGCTATTAACAAGCAATTAGTTAAGCCATTAAAAGATATGTTGCGTTGTAATGAGTTGGTAAGTAAAGCACTGGCGGGAGCTTATGATAGGCGAGCATTTATCATTTACCCTGATAGTGGAGTATATCAATTTACCCCCACTTACATTATGGAAAATGTAGTAGAAAAACGTTTCTTAAAATTACACAATAAAGGTGAGACATACAACGAATCAGAAAATGATGCTTGTTCAAGTGCTTTTCAATTAAATTCCTTTGAATTGGAAGAACAACAACGTGAAGCTGTCATAACTTCAGTCAGTTATGCTATCTCATGCATAACTGGTGGAGCGGGTACCGGTAAAACAACAGTCCTTAATACTGTTTTAAATGCTTACGAACAGATGGGCTATAATATCAAAGCTGTAGCATTAAGTGGTCGGGCAGCAATGAGAATGCGACAAAGTATCCAACGACCCTGCTCAACGATTGCCAAATTTTTAAAAGAAGAACCCATTGATGATATTGGTAATAACAAATTTTTATTAGTTATTGATGAAAGCTCTATGATTGATTTACCGACCATATTTAAAATGGTCATACATATAGACCCCGAAGTAAGAATATTATTTGTTGGAGATCCTAATCAATTACCTCCTATTGGTGCAGGGAATATATTAGCTGACATAGTGCAATCAAGAATCATAAATAACACTGAATTAAATATTGTGAAGCGCCAAGGCGCAAGCTCTGGCATTCCTGAATATTCAAAGTTAATCAATCAAGGAATTGTTCCCAGTAAATTAACAACTGGTTCCATAACGTTTCATGAAACAGAATTTGAAGGTGTGGTAGATGCATGCGTAAAACTTTACAAACAAGCACCGTCAGACAGCCGTATAGTGGCTCCGACTAACGCCCTTGTTGATAAAATTAATGAGGAATGTCAAAAAGTATTAAACCCAGACGGCAAACAACTAGCATTTGAGATTGACGGGCAACACTTTTTTGATCGATTTTATCTAGATGATCCTGTTTTGTTTACACAAAATAACTATGACGCAGGTGTGCAGAACGGTTCGTTGGGTAAATTGATTTCCGTTGAGCAAACGGATGGACAGCTTGGTATAGTGCAGATGGATGATTTCGAAAATGAAGAAGACAAATTCGTACCATTGACACAAATATTACTTCAGTCTGTAAAGGCAGGATATGCTATTACGCTCCACAAGGCACAAGGTTCGCAATTTCCAAAGGTTATCATCGCTTTGTCGGCTGGTAGAAACTTAGATAGAGCATGGCTCTATACAGCCATTACAAGAGCTGAATCTGAAATTCATATTGTAGGAACAAGAGATAAACTGCTTAGCGCTATTAAAAATCAAAGTAATGCCAGTAAGCGGCAAACCTATCTAAAAGAGCTTTTAAAAAGTAAATAA
- a CDS encoding SDR family NAD(P)-dependent oxidoreductase — protein MSNNIVITGANRGIGLAMCMHFKAQGDNVYALCRKSSTELEALAVNIIEDIDVASDLGIATMVSALSSVHIDVLVCNAGILRDESLAELNLDTIREQFEVNAVAPLRVVASLQKQLNEGAKIALITSRMGSISDNGSGGRYGYFSSLCIERIICRYFSLCYCIYKAT, from the coding sequence ATGAGCAATAATATTGTTATTACTGGCGCAAATCGTGGCATAGGTTTAGCCATGTGCATGCATTTTAAAGCGCAAGGAGATAATGTATATGCGCTGTGTCGAAAATCGTCTACTGAGCTAGAAGCCCTTGCAGTTAATATTATTGAAGATATCGATGTAGCAAGTGACCTTGGTATTGCTACTATGGTATCAGCATTAAGCTCTGTGCATATTGATGTACTGGTGTGTAACGCCGGTATTTTACGTGATGAAAGCCTAGCCGAACTTAACTTAGATACCATACGTGAACAGTTTGAAGTTAATGCGGTAGCACCACTGAGAGTTGTTGCTAGCCTGCAAAAACAACTGAACGAAGGGGCAAAAATAGCGCTTATCACTTCCAGAATGGGCTCTATTAGCGATAATGGTTCAGGCGGGCGTTATGGTTACTTTTCGTCACTGTGTATTGAACGAATTATTTGTAGATATTTTTCTTTGTGTTATTGTATCTACAAAGCTACATAG
- a CDS encoding MerR family transcriptional regulator: MKTIGKLAKELDINVETIRFYEKKGLISQPIKPENGYRLYSSAIADKLRFIAKAKALGFTLKEISSLMSMENNCAQVESLGLQKLDIIRNKIFDLQRLESVISKMTNSCKTNQDQYSCPIIDSLK; the protein is encoded by the coding sequence ATGAAGACAATTGGCAAGCTCGCCAAAGAGTTAGATATAAATGTTGAGACCATAAGGTTTTATGAAAAAAAAGGGCTTATTTCTCAACCAATAAAGCCAGAAAATGGTTATCGTTTATATAGTAGTGCTATTGCAGACAAGCTTAGGTTTATCGCTAAAGCAAAAGCTCTTGGCTTTACATTAAAAGAAATATCCTCATTAATGTCTATGGAAAATAACTGCGCCCAAGTAGAAAGTCTAGGTTTGCAAAAATTAGATATAATTCGAAATAAAATATTTGATTTACAGCGTCTAGAGAGCGTTATTAGTAAAATGACTAATTCATGTAAAACCAATCAAGACCAATACTCTTGCCCTATTATTGACTCATTAAAGTAA
- a CDS encoding tyrosine-type recombinase/integrase yields MLTKKEFVIKKHGIDSTYWAFFQKNGEIDITPTILFAKMCEADRKRSWELSTIEQYASIIAMFFGTMRMYQATIQTITTKETQGFMQALYMKELPFQEKDGNPTSISRMNSVETVLIDLVEKAAQFGFREDRSLSFNYKEISGTLGKLDDADRIHQCYIPTGLFEELIKHLKVDGDFEKERDEIALRVGYELGVRAEELVRKNNFSIERFKKARLTYKFGDEIDLRNIIGKGSKGGKARNVIIKPKLAVKVFDFIEKHKAIYKKSEHLFCHRSGRKLSPRHGTTTFRNAKNNLNHHELNNKSFQKLRHSYATNMAIFCRKNGINSRLIQDRLGHANSSTTQLYIEVACLVEGDYDKAEEMRMVRHENRDKNKKRKK; encoded by the coding sequence GTGTTGACTAAAAAAGAGTTTGTAATTAAAAAGCACGGCATCGATTCAACCTATTGGGCGTTTTTCCAAAAAAATGGGGAAATAGATATAACCCCCACTATTTTGTTTGCCAAAATGTGTGAAGCAGACAGAAAAAGAAGCTGGGAGCTAAGCACTATTGAGCAGTATGCGAGTATTATAGCAATGTTCTTTGGAACAATGAGGATGTATCAAGCTACTATTCAAACTATAACCACAAAAGAGACGCAAGGCTTTATGCAAGCCTTATACATGAAAGAACTACCTTTTCAAGAGAAAGACGGGAATCCTACATCAATATCGCGCATGAATTCTGTTGAAACAGTATTAATCGATCTGGTTGAAAAAGCCGCTCAATTTGGATTTAGAGAAGACAGGAGCCTATCATTTAATTACAAAGAAATCTCAGGGACACTTGGGAAGCTTGATGATGCGGATAGAATCCACCAATGCTACATTCCTACTGGTTTGTTTGAAGAACTAATAAAGCATTTGAAAGTCGATGGGGACTTTGAAAAAGAGAGAGATGAAATAGCACTAAGAGTCGGGTATGAGTTAGGAGTAAGGGCGGAGGAGCTAGTGCGAAAGAATAACTTTTCTATTGAAAGGTTTAAAAAAGCCCGATTAACCTACAAATTTGGTGATGAAATTGATTTGAGAAATATTATTGGGAAAGGGTCGAAGGGGGGGAAGGCAAGAAATGTAATCATAAAACCTAAGTTAGCGGTTAAAGTTTTCGACTTTATAGAGAAACACAAAGCTATATACAAAAAAAGTGAGCACTTGTTTTGCCACCGAAGTGGAAGAAAGCTTTCCCCAAGACATGGAACGACGACTTTTCGGAATGCAAAAAATAATTTGAATCACCATGAACTAAATAACAAAAGTTTTCAAAAGTTACGACACTCATATGCTACCAATATGGCCATTTTCTGTCGTAAAAATGGAATAAATTCGCGCCTTATCCAAGACAGGCTTGGCCATGCTAACTCCAGTACGACTCAACTCTACATTGAAGTAGCTTGTCTTGTGGAAGGCGACTACGACAAAGCGGAAGAGATGAGAATGGTTCGCCATGAAAATCGCGATAAAAATAAAAAAAGAAAGAAATAG